The DNA segment GACCTCACGGTTCATCGTCGCCAGGCGCGCTCTCACGATCACGGTCACGAACGAGATCGAGAAGGTGATCTCGGCGATCATGATCGTGAGCAGCGAGAGGTCCATTCCGATCTGGGTGAACAGCACCAGCGCGGAGACGCCCGCGACGATCTCCGGGGTGACGAGCGGGATGAGCATGAGCACGTTGCTGGCCTGGGCGACCCGCGACCGGGCGCGGACGAGCGCAAAGGCCAGCGTGGTGCCGAGCACGGTCCCGACGATCATCGTCACGAACCCGATTTCGATGCTGGCAACGAGCGACTCCCGCAGGGTCACGCTGCTGAAGAACTCGTCGTACCACTGAAGGCTGAACCCCTCGAAGTTCTGCAGCGAGGGCGTTGAGTTGAAGGAGAACAGCGCGACGACCAGCAGCGGCGCGAAGGTCCAGACTACGAAGAGAAGGAAGAACGCGAGCAGGAAGCGGGGCCGGTCGAAGCCGCGCCGGCGCCGGCGCTCGGCGCGCCGCCGCGCGAGCGGCAGCCTC comes from the Solirubrobacterales bacterium genome and includes:
- a CDS encoding ABC transporter permease, with protein sequence MSAPGWAARLPLARRRAERRRRRGFDRPRFLLAFFLLFVVWTFAPLLVVALFSFNSTPSLQNFEGFSLQWYDEFFSSVTLRESLVASIEIGFVTMIVGTVLGTTLAFALVRARSRVAQASNVLMLIPLVTPEIVAGVSALVLFTQIGMDLSLLTIMIAEITFSISFVTVIVRARLATMNREVEEAALDLGATRIQTVRLVVLPALWPAIIASALLIFALSFDDFVIAFFTTGESPTPLPVQIYSSIRFGVRPTINAIGTLMLVISFLIVALAVALPRLLGRRGEQNVLIGGEAG